A portion of the Cyanobium sp. PCC 7001 genome contains these proteins:
- a CDS encoding SulP family inorganic anion transporter, translating into MPRPAPPGHSSELQRTIVDLGAWLPRPTGLLPLRRDQVAADVLAGLTLAALAIPEVMGYTRISQTPVITGLYTMLLPMVAFAVLGASRHLVVAADSATAAILVATLGGVAPPGSASYLGLTMAVAVGVALFLLLAALLRLGFLADFLSRSALIGLLSGIGVQVAASELAGLFGLPRQGQGAVQQLLATLARLPQSRIDHLLVALGVLGLIAVCRRLDRRLPGALIAVSGSILVSALLDFPGRGLDVVGAVPGGLPHLVLPVVAPSQWNAVLVSAASCFVVVLAQSSATARAYAQRYRERSLENVDLVGLASANLAAGLSGTFVVNGSPTKTEMVDAAGGRSQLAHLTAAAVVLLVLLFFTRPLELLPAAVLSTIVFLIGLKLIDWTGLRELWRLQRNEFLIALATVITVAQVGVMPGILLAVVLSLIEQVRHTYRPRTCLWAPRADGTGLHTVPVAPGVFAVPGILAYRFEANLFYANANRFTEEVLALVTQPGAIVEGLVVDASGIDDVDYSAAKALLELRDRLAGSGVRSALVTNSRAMVEELHRFGLGRGPNSMGTFGSVPEAIAQLSCPPGPES; encoded by the coding sequence ATGCCACGACCCGCCCCGCCCGGCCACAGTTCAGAACTGCAGCGGACCATCGTGGACCTGGGCGCCTGGCTGCCCCGACCGACTGGCCTGTTGCCGCTGCGGCGGGATCAGGTGGCCGCCGATGTGCTGGCCGGTCTCACCCTGGCGGCCCTGGCCATTCCGGAGGTGATGGGCTACACCCGCATCTCCCAGACGCCAGTGATCACCGGCCTTTACACCATGCTGCTGCCCATGGTGGCCTTCGCTGTGCTGGGGGCCTCGCGCCATCTGGTGGTGGCGGCCGATTCGGCCACCGCGGCGATCCTGGTGGCCACCCTGGGCGGCGTGGCCCCGCCCGGTTCCGCCAGCTACCTGGGGCTCACCATGGCGGTGGCCGTGGGCGTGGCCCTGTTCCTGCTGCTGGCGGCCCTGCTGCGCCTGGGCTTTCTGGCCGACTTCCTCTCCCGCAGCGCCCTGATCGGCCTGCTCTCCGGCATCGGCGTGCAGGTGGCCGCCTCGGAGCTGGCGGGCCTGTTCGGCCTGCCGCGGCAGGGCCAGGGCGCCGTGCAACAGCTGCTGGCCACATTGGCCCGGCTGCCCCAGAGCCGGATCGACCACCTGCTGGTGGCCCTGGGCGTGCTGGGGCTGATCGCGGTCTGCCGGCGCCTCGACCGGCGGCTGCCGGGCGCCCTGATCGCGGTGAGCGGCTCGATCCTGGTCAGCGCCCTGCTCGATTTCCCCGGCCGGGGCCTGGATGTGGTGGGCGCCGTGCCCGGCGGCCTGCCCCATCTGGTGCTGCCCGTGGTGGCGCCTTCCCAGTGGAACGCCGTGCTGGTGAGCGCCGCCTCCTGCTTCGTGGTGGTCCTGGCCCAGAGCTCGGCCACGGCCCGCGCCTACGCCCAGCGCTACAGGGAGCGGAGCCTGGAGAACGTGGACCTGGTGGGGCTGGCCAGCGCCAACCTGGCCGCCGGGCTGAGCGGCACCTTCGTGGTGAATGGCTCCCCCACCAAGACCGAGATGGTGGATGCGGCGGGTGGCCGCAGCCAGCTGGCCCATCTCACCGCCGCCGCCGTGGTGCTGCTGGTGCTGCTGTTCTTCACCCGCCCCCTGGAGCTGCTCCCGGCAGCGGTGCTCTCCACGATCGTCTTTCTGATCGGCCTCAAGCTGATCGACTGGACGGGGCTGCGGGAGCTGTGGCGGCTGCAGCGCAACGAATTTCTGATCGCCCTGGCCACCGTGATCACCGTGGCCCAGGTGGGAGTGATGCCGGGCATCCTGCTGGCCGTGGTGCTGTCGCTGATCGAGCAGGTGCGGCACACCTACCGGCCGCGGACCTGCCTCTGGGCTCCCCGCGCCGATGGCACGGGCCTGCACACGGTTCCGGTGGCTCCGGGCGTGTTCGCCGTGCCGGGGATCCTGGCCTACCGCTTCGAGGCCAATCTCTTCTACGCCAATGCCAACCGCTTCACCGAAGAGGTGCTGGCCCTGGTGACCCAGCCCGGGGCGATCGTGGAGGGACTGGTGGTGGATGCCTCGGGCATTGACGATGTGGACTACTCGGCCGCCAAGGCCCTGCTGGAGCTGCGGGATCGCCTGGCGGGCTCCGGGGTACGCTCCGCCTTGGTGACCAATTCCCGGGCCATGGTGGAGGAACTGCACCGGTTCGGCCTCGGCCGCGGGCCGAACAGCATGGGCACCTTCGGGAGCGTGCCGGAGGCCATCGCGCAGCTCAGCTGCCCGCCTGGGCCGGAATCCTGA
- the ggt gene encoding gamma-glutamyltransferase — MTAAPRRPQPQGFRPAWRRLGPVLLAPALLTLPGPLRADVLQEREQRSHPVWSAGGMVAVQEPLAAAAGAELLREGGNAVDAAIGTAFALAVTHPQAGNLGGGGFLVLWLPGASPARARGCLPDDQGPASAVGNAENPELRIGRGTAVAVNFRETAPAAARADLFVGPEGTVDRALATGSLLSTAVPGSVAGLVLAQRCYGRLPLQQVLRPAIALAETGFPVSRVLAEDLRRARPRLEADPTARALFLAADRPGARLRQGALALTLRRIAEQGDRGFYAGPTAEAITGLMRRGGGLITLQDLERYRAQLVRPLAGRFRGSTVLVPPPPSSAVTILQLLAVLEPMPLASLGANGAESLHRMAEAMNLAYRDRNALLGDPDQVAIPLARMLAPAYVAAMRRSLDLQRHRPAAQVQQGPPPLPESEDTIHLSTADRQGGLVALTTTLNFPFGNGIAVPGAGFLLNNEMDDFTAQLGSANAFGLVQGASNAIAPGRRPLSSMSPTLVFHADGRPWFATGSPGGSRILTTVLQVLLNRIEHGLNLAGAVAAPRIHAQLLPDRLFFEEGLSPDTRRLLEVKGHQLVRSSAMGAANSVEITADGSLGVVDPRKAEGLAIGE, encoded by the coding sequence ATGACCGCAGCGCCTCGACGCCCCCAACCCCAGGGCTTTCGACCGGCCTGGAGGCGGCTGGGCCCGGTGCTGCTCGCCCCCGCCCTCCTGACCCTGCCGGGGCCCCTTCGCGCCGATGTGCTGCAGGAGCGGGAGCAGCGCTCCCATCCGGTGTGGTCGGCCGGGGGGATGGTGGCGGTGCAGGAGCCCCTGGCGGCGGCTGCCGGGGCGGAGCTGCTGCGCGAGGGGGGCAATGCGGTGGATGCGGCCATCGGCACCGCCTTCGCCCTGGCGGTGACCCATCCCCAGGCGGGAAATCTGGGCGGCGGCGGCTTTTTGGTGCTGTGGCTGCCCGGAGCCTCCCCGGCGCGGGCCCGTGGCTGCCTGCCGGACGACCAGGGCCCCGCCAGCGCTGTTGGCAACGCCGAGAACCCTGAGCTCCGCATCGGCCGGGGCACCGCCGTGGCGGTGAACTTCCGCGAGACCGCCCCCGCGGCCGCCCGCGCCGATCTGTTCGTGGGGCCGGAGGGAACGGTGGATCGGGCCCTGGCCACCGGCAGCCTGCTGAGCACGGCGGTGCCCGGCTCGGTGGCGGGACTGGTGCTGGCCCAGCGCTGCTACGGCCGTCTGCCGCTGCAGCAGGTGCTGCGCCCCGCCATCGCCCTGGCCGAGACGGGCTTTCCGGTGAGCCGGGTGCTGGCGGAGGATCTGCGCCGCGCCCGGCCCCGGCTGGAGGCCGACCCCACCGCCCGGGCCCTGTTCCTGGCGGCGGACCGCCCTGGTGCCCGGCTGCGCCAGGGCGCGCTGGCCCTCACCCTGCGAAGGATCGCCGAGCAGGGTGATCGGGGCTTCTACGCCGGCCCCACGGCGGAGGCCATCACCGGCCTGATGCGCCGCGGAGGCGGGCTGATCACCCTGCAGGATCTGGAGCGCTACCGGGCCCAGCTGGTGCGTCCGCTGGCGGGCCGCTTCCGCGGCAGCACCGTGCTGGTGCCGCCGCCCCCCAGCAGTGCGGTCACGATCCTGCAGCTGCTGGCGGTGCTGGAGCCGATGCCGCTGGCCAGCCTGGGGGCGAACGGGGCCGAGAGCCTGCACCGCATGGCCGAGGCCATGAACCTGGCCTACCGCGACCGCAATGCCCTGCTGGGCGATCCCGACCAGGTGGCGATCCCCCTGGCGCGGATGCTGGCCCCTGCGTATGTGGCGGCGATGCGCCGCAGCCTCGATCTGCAGCGGCACCGGCCCGCCGCCCAGGTGCAGCAGGGGCCGCCGCCCCTGCCCGAAAGCGAGGACACGATCCACCTCTCCACCGCCGATCGCCAGGGGGGCCTGGTGGCGCTCACCACCACCCTCAATTTCCCGTTCGGCAATGGCATTGCCGTGCCCGGGGCGGGGTTCCTGCTCAACAACGAGATGGACGACTTCACCGCCCAGCTGGGCAGTGCCAACGCCTTCGGACTGGTGCAGGGGGCCTCCAATGCGATCGCGCCGGGGCGGCGGCCGCTCAGCTCGATGAGCCCCACTCTGGTGTTCCATGCCGACGGCCGGCCCTGGTTCGCCACCGGCAGCCCCGGGGGAAGCCGCATCCTCACCACGGTGCTGCAGGTGCTGCTCAACCGCATCGAGCACGGGCTGAATCTGGCCGGGGCCGTGGCGGCTCCGCGCATCCACGCCCAGCTGCTGCCGGATCGCCTGTTCTTCGAAGAGGGCCTCAGCCCGGACACCCGCCGGCTGCTGGAGGTCAAGGGGCACCAGCTGGTGCGCAGCTCCGCCATGGGGGCCGCCAACAGCGTGGAGATCACGGCCGATGGCAGCTTGGGAGTGGTGGATCCGCGCAAGGCCGAAGGGCTCGCTATCGGCGAATGA
- a CDS encoding HdeD family acid-resistance protein, producing the protein MAAPSSPVLRWLTAGLLLAAAALAIALPFVSATLLTIAIGGVAIAAGVSQGLRLTGEPDVQGKLFRLLSALLYAGGGIYILLYPLASEVSLTLFVGFLLAFQGVMELAGAAAGQGPARGLVLLDGIVTTVLGGMLIAEWPSDSVWAIGTLLGVGLGISAVNMLTTPGPQAG; encoded by the coding sequence TTGGCCGCTCCCTCCTCCCCCGTGCTGCGCTGGCTCACCGCCGGCCTGCTGCTGGCTGCGGCGGCTCTGGCGATCGCCCTGCCGTTCGTGTCGGCCACCCTGCTCACCATCGCCATCGGCGGTGTGGCGATCGCCGCGGGGGTGTCCCAGGGCCTGCGCCTCACCGGCGAACCCGATGTGCAGGGCAAGCTCTTTCGCCTGCTCTCCGCCCTGCTCTATGCCGGCGGCGGCATCTACATCCTGCTCTACCCCCTCGCCAGCGAGGTGAGCCTCACCCTGTTCGTGGGATTCCTGCTCGCCTTCCAGGGGGTGATGGAGCTGGCCGGGGCGGCCGCCGGCCAGGGCCCGGCCCGCGGCCTGGTGCTCCTCGATGGCATCGTCACCACCGTGCTGGGCGGCATGCTGATCGCCGAGTGGCCCAGCGACAGCGTCTGGGCGATCGGCACCCTGCTGGGGGTGGGCCTGGGCATCTCGGCCGTGAACATGCTCACCACCCCGGGCCCCCAGGCCGGCTGA